AGCTCGGGGTGATCCCAGACGGTGATCTGCAACACGTCACCGGGACCGATCTTGTAGACGGGCGGCTTGTTGCTGAAGAGACCGACCGTCTGCTGGCTCAGATCGGTCGTCTGGCCTTTCATCTTCCGCACAAGCGACAGATTGATATCGGTGATGGGAATCTGGATCTGCTGCTCGGCCTCGGTGCTGTACTCACCGCCCGTATCCGGTAGCGCGGCAGGCGTGATCATCCGTTGTCCGGGTGCGAGACCGCAGGCGGAAAGCAGCAACGTCATCGACAGCACTAACGGCGCGTACACGCCTGTTCGAATGCGGTTCATGGCAGTTCCTCCTAACACGGGAGCTTGGTCCTTTTTCATTGGCTTGCTCCCCGTCTCAATACGCGTTGGTATGAATGAAGCCTTTGACGATCGTGGCGCCGATAATCCGCATATCGAGCCAGAACGTCCAATGCCCCAGGTAATACAGGTCATGCGCGACCCGCCGCTCCATCTTTTCGATGCGATCGGTTTCGCCGCGAAAGCCGTTGATTTGCGCCCAGCCTGTGATACCCGGCTTGATCCGGTAACGATGGATGTAGCCGGCCACGACCTTCTGATACAGATCGTCGTGTTCGAGTGCGTGCGGGCGTGGCCCGACCACGGACATGTCGCCGCGCAGCACGTTGAAGAACTGCGGCAGCTCGTCGAGACTCGTGCGGCGCAGGAACGCACCGACCCGGGTGATGCGCGGATCGCCCTTGGTCGCCTGGCTGACCTTGCCGGCTTCCTCGGTGTGCACGCGCATCGAGCGGAACTTGTAGATCTTGAAGACGCGGCCGTCGGCGCCCTTGCGCTTCTGCCGGAAGAACACCGGGCCGGGCGACGACACCTTCACGGCAATCGCAATCGCGATCAGCAGCGGCGCGAGTCCGATGATGGCGGCCGCGGCGAACACGCGGTCGAACAGGTCCTTCTTGAACAGCGCGCGCGACGACAGCGGCGACGCGACGAGGTTGATCGCGGGCACGCCGAGCAGCTCGATCACGCTACTGGTGTCGAACAGCGCGAGGCTGCGCACGTCCGGCATGAAGCGGATGTTCACGAGGTCGTTGCGAAACTCGGTGACGAGGCGAAAGATCGTGCGCTCGTCGGTGAGCGACAGCGCGAGCCATAGTTCGTGGACGTCGTTGGCGCGTACGTAGTCGGCGAACGCCGCCTGCGAATCGAAGCAGGTCACGCGCGGGTTGGTGAGCGGCGATTCTTCGGGGTGCGTGTTCAGGACGGCCGTGGCGCGAAAGCCCGTGGCCGGCTGCGATTCGACGCGACGCAGGATCTGGTCGCAATGGCCGCCGCTGCCGACGATCGCCACCTGATGCAGATTCCAGCCGAGGCGCCGCGCACGGGCCAGCACGGCATGCGCGATCAGCCGCCACGCAATCAGCAGGCCGCCCGCCATCGCCGTCCAGTACGCGAACCAGAG
This is a stretch of genomic DNA from Paraburkholderia caribensis. It encodes these proteins:
- a CDS encoding undecaprenyl-phosphate glucose phosphotransferase gives rise to the protein MRDLQDFFARVADVALILLGAIVASQIRFDEFSQRGFYDAFVLFSAAFALAMFPAFGVYVSWRGRSKLALAGQVALAWLVVQGCALALMYSLHRIDIVSRLWFAYWTAMAGGLLIAWRLIAHAVLARARRLGWNLHQVAIVGSGGHCDQILRRVESQPATGFRATAVLNTHPEESPLTNPRVTCFDSQAAFADYVRANDVHELWLALSLTDERTIFRLVTEFRNDLVNIRFMPDVRSLALFDTSSVIELLGVPAINLVASPLSSRALFKKDLFDRVFAAAAIIGLAPLLIAIAIAVKVSSPGPVFFRQKRKGADGRVFKIYKFRSMRVHTEEAGKVSQATKGDPRITRVGAFLRRTSLDELPQFFNVLRGDMSVVGPRPHALEHDDLYQKVVAGYIHRYRIKPGITGWAQINGFRGETDRIEKMERRVAHDLYYLGHWTFWLDMRIIGATIVKGFIHTNAY